In one Cellulomonas sp. WB94 genomic region, the following are encoded:
- a CDS encoding YlxR family protein — MGPVRTCVGCRSTDRRSALLRIVVSTDGAGLPVLVVDEGRCMPGRGAWLHPEPRCLELAERRRAFPRALRHAGPLDLAAVEAHLGAP, encoded by the coding sequence ATGGGCCCGGTGCGCACGTGCGTGGGGTGCCGGTCGACCGATCGAAGGTCGGCACTGCTGAGGATCGTCGTCAGTACGGACGGTGCGGGTCTCCCCGTGCTGGTCGTGGACGAAGGTCGCTGCATGCCGGGCAGGGGTGCGTGGCTGCACCCCGAACCTCGCTGTCTCGAGCTTGCCGAACGCCGCCGTGCTTTCCCGCGGGCCTTGCGTCATGCAGGGCCGTTGGATCTCGCAGCGGTCGAGGCACACCTCGGAGCACCGTGA
- the nusA gene encoding transcription termination factor NusA → QGRDSRVVLVDVGGTEAVLPAHEQVPTERYVHGERLRALVLEVARGMKGPQVTLSRTHPNLVRRLFALEVPEVADGTVEIMSIAREAGHRTKLSVRANVPGLNAKGACIGPMGARVRAVMAELHGEKIDIVDYSDDPAEMVAHALSPARVLSVTIVDPVARAARVVVPDYQLSLAIGKEGQNARLAAKLTGWRIDIRSDMAEDVAEPSADRPSGRSGQGAAPGHSR, encoded by the coding sequence GCAGGGCCGTGACAGCCGCGTCGTCCTCGTCGACGTCGGCGGGACCGAGGCGGTGCTCCCGGCGCACGAGCAGGTGCCCACGGAGCGCTACGTGCACGGGGAGCGGCTGCGCGCCCTCGTGCTCGAGGTCGCCCGCGGCATGAAGGGCCCGCAGGTCACGCTGTCCCGGACCCACCCCAACCTCGTGCGCCGACTGTTCGCGCTCGAGGTCCCCGAGGTCGCGGACGGAACCGTCGAGATCATGTCGATCGCCCGCGAGGCGGGGCACCGCACCAAGCTCTCGGTCCGGGCGAACGTGCCGGGGCTCAACGCGAAGGGTGCATGCATCGGACCCATGGGCGCGCGCGTGCGGGCCGTCATGGCGGAGCTGCACGGCGAGAAGATCGACATCGTCGACTACTCCGACGACCCCGCCGAGATGGTGGCGCACGCGCTGTCGCCGGCGCGCGTCCTGTCGGTCACGATCGTGGATCCGGTGGCGCGTGCCGCCCGCGTCGTCGTCCCGGACTACCAGCTGTCCCTCGCGATCGGCAAGGAGGGGCAGAACGCCCGCCTGGCGGCCAAGCTCACGGGCTGGCGGATCGACATCCGGTCCGACATGGCCGAGGACGTCGCCGAGCCGTCGGCCGACCGTCCGAGCGGGCGGAGCGGTCAGGGGGCCGCGCCCGGTCACAGCCGGTGA